TCGTCGCTGTGATAGGCGACCGATGCTGGAGACGGTCTGGGAGGTGATTTACCTAACATCGTAGGAGGAGGCGGATGCATGGACTTCCTTGCCAGCGTGCTCCTTTTCCCCAAGGTACCGCAAGCATTAGCCATGTTGATCGCACCACCCCCTTGCCTTGATCTATAAAGTTCTAAATCAGACTCTTGTCTGTCGTCTGTGTCCATCGCCATAGACTCTTCTAACGTTTTTTGTGCTTCTTCTGGAAGAATTGTTCGACATAAGATTGTctataactaataaataactatggaatttacATGATATTTGTAAAGATATACATACGTTTATATTTGTAACTTTTGCTTTTCACGCATAGCACCGCTATGACCATTATGATGATTATGATTGAGGTTGCAGCTAGGGTTACCATGAACCAGGTTTGCCTGTAGAATGGCCTGTGTTGCAGATATGCATATTCGAGGTATAGTTTTGAAGGGGTTAATatctgcaataataatattgatcgtaattaacatattgttataagaaatattgtattgtattatttaccgTTTCCGTGGAATACGCCGGATAACTAATTCCATAACGATTGTACGATATCACTCTAAAGAGATAGGACGTGGATGGAAGCAGATTTTGATAGGAAATAGAATATTCCGCCAATGGCCCGTTACTGCTGCGCACTATTGTCTGCCAACGGCTGTCATCTACAAGTGTAAACACACGTGGAATACACGGTTTGTCTCAACGCTAGAGATCAAATACAGTCGAAAACTTCTGCaggttttcttagtgttacgTAGCACAACAAAAATACGATACGTTTCTTCTGTCGTGAAAGATTTTCTGTGAACGGTTCCAACGATACTCGCTACTCAATCTTTTATTTACCTCGTCTAGTGTTGccgatttcaattttgaaacggAAAACTTGCGAAGTTACACTTTGTCTTCTATATTACACGTTTGCGGGGCGTTAATGAAACGTTAGATGTAGGGAAGACGGTGGGAATACTGTTATCTAACAAGTCAAAAATTTAACTATCCGGTTCGGTTACATTAAAACAGCGGCATTCAAAGTCAAgatctttttttttatgtacGTACGTACGTCTAACAGAATTTATGGAAAATGTCATGCTATGACATCATCATGCAATCAATAGTACAGATACCACTAACGAAAATATAATCACAGATTATTACAAACAGGAAGCCATATTGTAAACTCTAACAAATCATATTATACTGCCGAGGTCATCTAACACAATAACTGATGCTCAATATATTTACGTGCATTGACACTTACAATGCTGCCACTCTTCCATCGCTATatcattataaaaaatatagtattagTAGAGAAAGTAATGCGTtttcgtaattttatattaagtCTACCAAAATCGGAATGACGAAGTTACTCTGTTCAAACGTTTCTTGAATCTTTTTTTAAGTTTCAAGCCGTCGACAATTGTCACAGTTTCAGATTTGGGTGTGTGGCGTACACGCTATTTATGCACTCACCTTTCCGACGTGTTTCGATATAGTACCCCAGTATAGGCCCCTTTCCGGAAGCACCGTTAGTCCATTGTAATTCCACGCTGGACACCGTTTTGGTAACAGCAAGATTGCTAGGTGCCACTGGGGAACCTTCTTGCGGCCCTGTCGTCACATTCCCAGATATAGGCGGACCAAAATCAATGGTTTGAGCTCGAACCATAAAAGTATACGTCTCCTCCTCTTCCAGAGGTTGAATCAGTAAGCTAGTTTCTGTCACTTTTTGTTTCACCTGCTTACTGAAACCTGGAATAATGGGAAGTATCATTTATAAATGTGATCGTACGAAATCCTTAAAACAGTTTAGGAGACGTACGATCGTTTTGCTCCGCCGTTTCATAAGTGACGATGTAACCGACTATTTCACCGTTTCGCGACTTCGGCGCTTCCCAAGAGACACGAAGGCTGGTCATTGTGATCTCCGAGAACTGGAGATTGTAAGGTGGCCCTGGTATATCCTACAAACGACGTTTCGTATAATTCCGCGAACCGAGTGAGTAATTGTAGCAGTCGTTCAAAGTACCTGTTTAGTTCTGACAGTAATTGGCGGGGATCTTGGACCATCGCCAGCAGGATTGAATGCTAACACTTGAATGCGATACTCCGTGTACTTATCCAAAAAAACTAAGTTATGCGTTAAGTAGGATGCTGGCACAACCTCTATCTCTTCCTCCTGCTTGTTCTCTAATTCTTGAGGGGAATCGGTTACCAGATAAAAGATCTAGAATTTCAAATGGCAGGTAAATCCAGTTGAACATTGTTCAGTTtgagaacaaaagaaaaacaatacCTTGTATCCTAGTAAGTCTCCATTTTGCATATTAGCTTGCGGTGGTTTCCAACGTAAATGCACTTCCGTGGAAGAAATTGATTCTGCTTTTAAATGCTGCGGTTCCCCGGTAGGAACTGCTTCTCCAACATACACGGTCACCGGAGGACTCGACGGACCTTCCCCTTCAGAGTTGAAAGGCAGTACGACTACCTCGTAATACCTATCCTCGGTTAAATCGGTTAACACGATTTTTGTAGCCTGCGAGTCGAACAAAagattaatgaattttacagTCGTTGGATTCAGACATTTACGATTGAGATCAATCACCTTTATTCCTAAAATTTCTTCCTTTGGCGTGTCCTGAAGAGCAGTTGGGAAATCGGAAACCGGTTGATAGATAACGCGGTAGCCGCCTGTCTCGTGATCTCCGCTCCAGTACACTTCGTTTATGGCGTTCCAGTGGACCTCTATACTAGAGGTTGTTATCGGTACGACTTTCAAACCACTGACACCTCGGGAAGGTGCTGCAAATATACAAGTAGATCATTTATCCCCATTGAGTAAATTCTGTAGTACTGAAGATTAAGTACCCGCTGGCAGGGTTTGGACTTGTACAGATTCTGTACTCCAAGTCGACGGGCCTATGTCGTTGGTGGCTTGTATTCGGAACTGGTAAAACGTGAAAGGTTTCAAATTGTTTGCCGTGTAAGACGTTAACGTTGGCTCCACCCTTTCGGGGATTGTCTGGAACGGTCCTGAGTTCTCTGATTGTTGCACCGTGtaataactgcaaaataaataaataaaataattttaacacgaCGTCATACTCTCAGTGTTAAGAGTCATGTTTCTGGAATAAGAATCATTACCGCAACGGAGCGAATCCGTCGCGACCAGGCGTCCACGTGAACGTTATTTGTCGACTTTGTACTTGCGACCGACTAACTTGGGGCATCGATGGCGCTTGAGGACGTTCCCTGTTGTTCGTAGTGAAAACAAGAGCATACGCTGTTTTACCCCAGCCTAGCCTTGTTTGCGCTGTCACAGAAAACATGTAATACTTTTCTGGCTCCAAACTAGTAGCCCTGAAAAACATATGGTAATGTAGACTCAACCGGGAAGCAAAGTGTAATCAATTATACCTGAAGGTTCGATCCGACGCGGGAAATTCTTTGGAGAATTGATGGTCTTGACTATTGTTTAAATGGAACATGACCTTGTATGCTAAAATCTCCCCATTTGGGTCCTCCGGAGTGTCCCAAATGATACGAGCAGTGGTGAAGCTTACGTCAGGGAATGATACGTTCGACGGTGGTCCCGGAgctgaaataatttgaattcactGTCTGCCGTTATAAAGGATGCCACATTTGTATCAGTGAAACGTACCATCTTCGAATGTTTGTACTCTAACTGGAGGGGTGCTCAATGTACCATCACCAAGTCTTGTATACGCTAATACTTGTACATGATACTGGACAAACTTTCTAAGCTCTGTCAGAGTCGTCGTGAAAGTAGTATTACTAGGAATGTTTTTATACTGGAATGCAGATCTAGCATTTGCAccataataaactttaaaaccTTCTATTTGCCCGTTCTGATGCTCGATAGGGACGTCGCCCCATTTCACTAATATAGTTGTAGAAGAGGTAGCGTTTGCTTCTACATTGATGGGCCCCATCGAAGGAACTAGACACAATGTATCGTGTATGAGTATTGAATAACTTTTGACAAGCGTAcacagaagaatattttaccTGATTCTCGAGTCCTTTCAATGGCTTTGGGACTTATCGTAGAGGACCCAACGTCGTTGAACGCTTGCATTACGACTTCGTAGAGAGCATACtcttctatattttctaatacATAAGAATTCGCCGTGTGATCGTCTATAGTTATACTTCTAGATATATTCGTCCTCACTTCTGTGTAAGTAACGTTATATCCCCTCGGATTGCCGTACCATTCTATCTGTTGCAACGGCTGTAAAGGGaacaatcgaataatatttcaaaggtaaatgaatcaaataatatttgaaaagaattaGGAGATTGAAACTTACAATCCATCTGACCCGCAATTCTGTAGCACTCATCGCGCGAACCGTAACGTTCCTGGGAGGATGCGAAGGCGGTGCCTGAATTGTCTGGAACTCCTTCGTTGGCTCCGACGGTTGAGACGAACCGACGACGTTGTTAGCGATTAATCTCAACTTATATTGCATGAAAGGTATCAGACTACCCACGGTAATTGTACTAGCATCAGGATCCGAAACTTCGTATATGTTGTACCAGGTGGTATTTCTAGTCGTCTGCGCTTGCACCGTCCATTTCGTTATGGACGAGTTGCCGTCAAATCCTGGCGTGAACTGAAGTACCACGGAAAACGCGTCTATATTAGACAATGCCAATTTAGTAGGCGGCTCTGGAAGAACAGGCTCAACGCCCGATTGAATTATGGCGATTTTTGGTTTACCAGGACCCACCGAGGTCCAAGCAACGACTTCGAACTTGTAGTGAGTCATTGCCTGCAAATGTTCGATTTTCGCCGAGAGAACGTCAGCCGTGAAATTATCGGATTTCAACGATTCCGATACATCCTTGATCATGTATTTCAACTGGTAACAAACGAGGATTCCGTTGATCTCTTGAGGAGGACTCCATTTGACTGTCAGCGAACGATCACTGATGTCCTCGAACTGCAAGTTCTCCACCTCCTCGGGCACGTCCTCGCGCGTACGAATTTTGACTGGTAAACTTCTCTCGCCGTCGCCCGGATCGGTGAAGCACAGCACGGTTATATTGTACAAGGTATATTTCTTTAGTCCAGTCATGATGGCACTTTGTTCCGCGAGGGGGTCGAACAGGCTAGGTGGCACTGTCATTGACTTGTATTCGCTCGCCTCGGTGAAATTCTGGCTGATCCAGGCTTGTAGCTTGTAACCCTGGTTTATGCCGTTGATCTTCTGCGGATTCGGTGGTTTCCACCAAACCTTGATCGCCGTTGAATTTATGGCTTTCGCTTTGACGTTGGTTGGCGGAGCTTCCGGCACTCCTTCTTTAGTTTTGATCTTCAAGCCTTCGGTGAATACCCCGACGCCTTTATCGTTGTACGCTGCTATCTGCACGATATAGTCCTTCCATGTAATTAAATCGGTGATCAGGTAATTTCTTTGTGCTTCGTTGGTGATGTTTTGTATCGTCCAGGGACTTTCGTTGTAACCGTACAATCTATACTTCAATATATATCCTAAAATATGGCCGTTTCGATATTCCTCCATGGGAAGTTGCCATTGCGTTATTATCTCCGAAGACGATCGAGCGGAGCCGACGAATCCCACTGGCGGTCCGCTCGGAGGCTCCTGAGGGAGAGCCACTATATTGCTCGGATCGGAAGGTGGGCCTTCGCCGACACTGTTCTCCGCGCTCACTCTGAACTGATAGGCGGCAGCTGCCTTCAGATTGTTCAACAATACCCAACGACTTTGCGCCGAGACGTTGTCGTTCTCGGTGATCCAGTTCAGAGCGGAGTCCGGAATAGGTCCAAGATCGGAGACCTCTCTCCTCTGGATTATGAATTTTCTGGTCGGACTGTTGCCATCGAACCCTGGAACCCAACTAACGTTTATGGTGCGAGGGGATATTTTCTCCACTCGGCTAGCCATAACGTTGATTGGTGCGAAGGGCAACTCGATCACGCTAAGGCGCGCCGATCGAGTCTCGTTTCCGCCGGGGGAAACCACCGAGCACATGTATTCACCCACGTCGGAAGCACGAACTGCAACTATTTCTAGTGTGCCATCGCTGCGCATCTTCACTCTCTGACTGGCGTGGGTATTTATAACTCTGCAAGAGTCGAGTAACGCGTGAATTAAAAGGCGACGGATCAAATTATGTTTACCGGGTGCAATCGTTTTTAACGCGTCGAGTGCGGCGCCGATTTTGCTATACTTTCCGCTCAGGCGGCGGCGCGCGAGCATTCGATGCCGAACGCTAAACTAGACACTGCGACAAtggtgcaggcaatgcacatgtatacaatgtataaacataagATAACGGGGTGGGGAAGGCCAGAGAGACAAAAGTGCGAACACCAAGAAACGATCGGTCTGAAAAAGCCACGGGAGTACACTAAATTTTAacgtaaattttttaatcgtcattaataattgaacCCTTTAGAATGCTGGTCTCGTGCACCGATGTCGACCAAACGAGAAGTTCGCTGTCAGTCCCTAGAATCCACGccgcttgaacggaaagttcactGTCAGTCCCCAGGGACTGACgtagcactcaacgtgttaaatcatttttaaatcaaCACAAACGCATCGACGCGATATTGCTGCTGTTATACGTACTGTGAATTGTGAAACCAGGCTATATCGTACAGAACACTGGGGTCGTTCGAGACTTTGCACTGCAGCTCCGCAGTGTACCCGAGAAGCACAGACGTATCAACAGGTGGTTGGATAATCTGAGTTCGCACTGAAACGAATAACGTTATGTAGCACCGTCGGTCTTATCATCGTGggcgtttcttttttaaacagtGCCCTACCCAAGACGGACAGAAACGCAGAACCGTTTACAGAACCAGCTTCGTTCGCTCTGATGCAAGTGTACTTCCCTGCGTCGTTCGGTTTCACCGCGGCAATCAAGAGATCCCCGTTATCCAATACCTGCACTCTTCCAGCGATTTCCACGGGAGACGTATCTGTTGATCAATTGCAACTGTTAGATAATATTGTGATAGGTAACAGAGCATGcttgtgaattatttaattaattattttaccgTTGTAAATCCATGTAGTATTAGGTATTGGAGCTGCTATAGCGTTGCAGGCTAACGTTGCGTCCTTCCCATCTAATATAGTCAGATTCTGCGGACCATTTTCCATAATTGGTCCCGACGCTGGAAGCAGTAACGAGAAACGTGTCATCATTTTGCGTATTAGCAATTCTGTTGAATTTCATGCACGCAAATAAAGGCAGAAACAAACAATTGGTCACAACAATTTTCCCAATTCAGTGTTTTCGTTTCAGACAGGAAATGTGAATATCTCGAGAGGAACATTTACAATAATTGAAAGCAAGTTTGCAACGGAAAACGCTGAATTTACCCATACCTGAATCGTATCTTTGCAATAAGAGGTACTCTATCGACACTGCCATTGTTAATGTTCAAATACATATACTTTCTAACACGTCTACGAGTATAACTAATTGTAAAACTTCTGTTTCTCAAGCTAACTCCTAGTTTAAGAGTAAATACTATTTATGATGTGTTTCACCGTTACTAATGATCTCCATTAAAGTGCAAGAACAGTATTACTCGTATATCGAAATCTATGAAAGCGGGATAATCTAATTTGATGCGCTTCTCTTACGATTATTCTCTATTTATTCTCTATTCATACTTCAAACTAATGACACTACGGTACGTATGAGTCGGCGTTTCGAGTATATTGCAATTCTTCAATAAACAATGTGTCCCGTACAATATGCAAAGGCATCTTCATCGTGCTCTATGGATGTTCTTTCTATAGCTactagagaagaaaaaaaaaacacgggTACAGCTGAAGGAAGCAAACATTGTGATGTGATATGCATTCGTCAAGCATGTGCCTAAGGAATCATCAAAAACGTGGGTACTTTCGTGGCATCGGAATCTTACTGTCTGGATATTGAGAGAACTTAAAACGGCGATCAGATTGGCGAACTCTGACTACATTGTAGCCAGCTGCCCAGCGGACAACTCTCTTTTTCAGTCTGCTTTCTAATCCTTCTGCCCCACAAAAAACACGTCatttgtaacaaataaaaataaataactaataaacaAAGGATGATCATGAGATTCGATAAGAAACGACCGGATAACATTGATATACTAACTTTTTGCCTTCAACCAGGTGTAACTGGATGCTTCGCCGGCTTCGTTAGAAGCGAGGCATTGAAACATTCCCGAATCATGCATAGTCAATTTTTTAATAGTCAACGATCCATCTTCGTCCATCGCGTACCTATACACACATACAGACACGAGTAACATCAAGGTAATTCGATGGTGACACGCTGGCTACATTAAATTCTCGTTGTACCTAGATCCAAGAAGATGATCGACGGGCTCAGCATTGCGAAACCAGGTGATGTTAGGGGAAGGAACGCCAATAGCATCGCACGGTAAAGTTACCATCGAGCCGTAATCGCTCAGAGTCTCTCTCTTCAATTCTGCGACGAACGTTGGCTTCTCTGCAAAACACGGTacgagtttaaccctttgcgctccgaagtgctcttgattTCTCACTTGGTTTCTcgcgctctatttatttattcgataatatttcgaagtcattgaaatgttacctttaaatggtacaactgtgataccgcaaataaatataaaaaaattgttaaaaaggcAGAGGTTGCAATAGAATGGAATGTCGAGTCtaactcgacataggactgctaagggttaatcgataATTGGACAGTTCCGCGGATCAAATATCAGCTTAACATCTAACAGTCACAGTACCAGCAATTATTCCTGCTTACCATACACAACAATTTTTGCACTAGCATTCACAGTAGGGTATCCGCCGCTCCGTAAATCCACGTGACAGGAGTAAACACCGGTATAAGTCACATTCGCAGATATTAACGCTAAAGTCCTGTTCCAAGAGTCGTTAAAGCTGTACGATATCCCAGAGTTCTCAATGGGAATCCCGTCCTTTGTCCACAAAGTTCTCAACTCGTGAAGCGATCTGAAATTTCCCGTCGGTCACCATCGGGTCGTTAAACCTCGTCAAAGAAATCGCGCATCGGTGAAACCTACCTAGCGTTCGCTATACAATGAATGTAAGTAACAGCTTGATTCTTAAGTATCTGCATATCTTGCGGTTTCACTATGATGGTGGGCGCTACTTCTGCGTTCGCGTCGCCGGTCACTTGCAGCTTGAAGAACGGACTGTTCTCTTCCTTCCCTAATTGCGTGTTGATGGCTCTGGCCCTGTTCAAGGTAAACAGAACATTGCAAAGACAATCGTCTCGGagaccaaccaaatcgaatagcatagttcactcgattgaacgatgattattcgaaaacgtttctatattataaataatgctatgaCATCCAGCTAGATGTACGTGCGGCACTTGTTAACACACTGTcttttcatagagcaaaatagacaaaatggaaaaaatataataccaaatcatttcattgaactgtactattattattacatgttcgtttagctgaatgtcaccgcagtATGTagtattatctataatatagaactgttttcaagtaatcaacGATTCTATCCCCGATACGAACCTGTACAAGCCTTGGTCGCTGTCGGACGCGTTCAAGATGAGCAGCGTATGATCGACCGCCGCATATTTGATGCCGTAGAGCAATGATCCATCGGACGTGAACCACGTGACGGCGGGCGCAGGGTGACTTTCAACCGGTGGCAAAGTTAGAACAGCTGCGCTGCCAGATTTTACGGACACTATCCTCTCCGTGAGATCCTCGAACACCCCCATATCTGAAGATGAAGTTACAGTTTCATGTTCGTGGCACCGGATGGTCAATACTGTTTCTCCTTTGATCGCTTAAGAAACCTTACGACACTTACAGGCTACCGCAAATGTAATCCTTTCGCTAAATATAGATCCCACGTCGTTCGTGGCCACGCAGTGATAGACTCCTGCGTCCTCCCTGCGTGTGCTCTGTATTCGGAAGTAAGGCTCGGAGGTAAGCTCGTTGGTAAGCGGCACGCCATCTTTGAACCACTTGTACTTCGGCTGAGGGTATCCTGTGGACACGGCGCACAAGCAAATTAGGTTAACGCTAGGttcgcggaacgcgtcaatttcacgcagattgaatttcataaacattatttggtaaaagtTTCAATCGGTCGATTTCTacgtctacaatttccaaaatctaaatgaacgaatgtcaacttccccaggaacaatagaataaactgtacaataaatgcccgtgaacttagtgttaatttatgttCGAGAGCAACAAACGACACTTAGATTTCAAATTCAGTtggaaattttcgtcgcgagtctgacgcgataCTGTAGGTCAAGGGGTGAACCGAAACAGCTAGTGTTCGAGACTCCCGAGGATCAAACCGTGTTCCGTCCGCCGCGATTTACAAGCCAAGGTGTTAATATTTTCCAGGCGTACCGCGGTATTTCACGTTCGGCACAGGAATATGCACCGTACTGCGATCTAATACTATTAGCACAGGGTCACGCTATCGTGTTACGGCAGTAGGCAGCAAGCGTAAGGCTTCATCTGGTCACCGTCTCATCCGCCTGTTACCCGATATTTCATGAGAACAATGGGACACCGTGAGGGAGACTGAAAATTTGGCGCGTCCACGGAATAAACACAAAggaaacattcgaaataaatcaatttcaatcggATATATCCTCGTCGTTTCCGCGATTCCTAGCGTGGAACGTCGACCCTTCGCGCGCGAAGACTCTTTGGAACGTAGTTTCCCTTTGTTccattgtttaaccctttgcactc
This portion of the Nomia melanderi isolate GNS246 chromosome 11, iyNomMela1, whole genome shotgun sequence genome encodes:
- the sdk gene encoding sidekick cell adhesion molecule isoform X5, with the translated sequence MEMQWRNAVADLSTFLSTRTRILFAAVYFIWIAGSACATETLEEPRFTSQPSSSGNILSENRTKFMECTAIGYPQPKYKWFKDGVPLTNELTSEPYFRIQSTRREDAGVYHCVATNDVGSIFSERITFAVAYMGVFEDLTERIVSVKSGSAAVLTLPPVESHPAPAVTWFTSDGSLLYGIKYAAVDHTLLILNASDSDQGLYRARAINTQLGKEENSPFFKLQVTGDANAEVAPTIIVKPQDMQILKNQAVTYIHCIANARSLHELRTLWTKDGIPIENSGISYSFNDSWNRTLALISANVTYTGVYSCHVDLRSGGYPTVNASAKIVVYEKPTFVAELKRETLSDYGSMVTLPCDAIGVPSPNITWFRNAEPVDHLLGSRYAMDEDGSLTIKKLTMHDSGMFQCLASNEAGEASSYTWLKAKTSGPIMENGPQNLTILDGKDATLACNAIAAPIPNTTWIYNDTSPVEIAGRVQVLDNGDLLIAAVKPNDAGKYTCIRANEAGSVNGSAFLSVLVRTQIIQPPVDTSVLLGYTAELQCKVSNDPSVLYDIAWFHNSQVINTHASQRVKMRSDGTLEIVAVRASDVGEYMCSVVSPGGNETRSARLSVIELPFAPINVMASRVEKISPRTINVSWVPGFDGNSPTRKFIIQRREVSDLGPIPDSALNWITENDNVSAQSRWVLLNNLKAAAAYQFRVSAENSVGEGPPSDPSNIVALPQEPPSGPPVGFVGSARSSSEIITQWQLPMEEYRNGHILGYILKYRLYGYNESPWTIQNITNEAQRNYLITDLITWKDYIVQIAAYNDKGVGVFTEGLKIKTKEGVPEAPPTNVKAKAINSTAIKVWWKPPNPQKINGINQGYKLQAWISQNFTEASEYKSMTVPPSLFDPLAEQSAIMTGLKKYTLYNITVLCFTDPGDGERSLPVKIRTREDVPEEVENLQFEDISDRSLTVKWSPPQEINGILVCYQLKYMIKDVSESLKSDNFTADVLSAKIEHLQAMTHYKFEVVAWTSVGPGKPKIAIIQSGVEPVLPEPPTKLALSNIDAFSVVLQFTPGFDGNSSITKWTVQAQTTRNTTWYNIYEVSDPDASTITVGSLIPFMQYKLRLIANNVVGSSQPSEPTKEFQTIQAPPSHPPRNVTVRAMSATELRVRWIPLQQIEWYGNPRGYNVTYTEVRTNISRSITIDDHTANSYVLENIEEYALYEVVMQAFNDVGSSTISPKAIERTRESVPSMGPINVEANATSSTTILVKWGDVPIEHQNGQIEGFKVYYGANARSAFQYKNIPSNTTFTTTLTELRKFVQYHVQVLAYTRLGDGTLSTPPVRVQTFEDAPGPPSNVSFPDVSFTTARIIWDTPEDPNGEILAYKVMFHLNNSQDHQFSKEFPASDRTFRATSLEPEKYYMFSVTAQTRLGWGKTAYALVFTTNNRERPQAPSMPQVSRSQVQSRQITFTWTPGRDGFAPLRYYTVQQSENSGPFQTIPERVEPTLTSYTANNLKPFTFYQFRIQATNDIGPSTWSTESVQVQTLPAAPSRGVSGLKVVPITTSSIEVHWNAINEVYWSGDHETGGYRVIYQPVSDFPTALQDTPKEEILGIKATKIVLTDLTEDRYYEVVVLPFNSEGEGPSSPPVTVYVGEAVPTGEPQHLKAESISSTEVHLRWKPPQANMQNGDLLGYKIFYLVTDSPQELENKQEEEIEVVPASYLTHNLVFLDKYTEYRIQVLAFNPAGDGPRSPPITVRTKQDIPGPPYNLQFSEITMTSLRVSWEAPKSRNGEIVGYIVTYETAEQNDRFSKQVKQKVTETSLLIQPLEEEETYTFMVRAQTIDFGPPISGNVTTGPQEGSPVAPSNLAVTKTVSSVELQWTNGASGKGPILGYYIETRRKDDSRWQTIVRSSNGPLAEYSISYQNLLPSTSYLFRVISYNRYGISYPAYSTETILTPSKLYLEYAYLQHRPFYRQTWFMVTLAATSIIIIIMVIAVLCVKSKSYKYKQEAQKTLEESMAMDTDDRQESDLELYRSRQGGGAINMANACGTLGKRSTLARKSMHPPPPTMLGKSPPRPSPASVAYHSDEESLKGYDENPDDSSVTEKPSEISSTDSQGSESENESVQSDPHSFVNHYANVNDSLRQSWKRQKPVRNYSSYTDSEPEGSAVVSLNGGQIIMNNMARSRAPLPGFSSFV
- the sdk gene encoding sidekick cell adhesion molecule isoform X2 yields the protein MEMQWRNAVADLSTFLSTRTRILFAAVYFIWIAGSACATETLEEPRFTSQPSSSGNILSENRTKFMECTAIGYPQPKYKWFKDGVPLTNELTSEPYFRIQSTRREDAGVYHCVATNDVGSIFSERITFAVAYMGVFEDLTERIVSVKSGSAAVLTLPPVESHPAPAVTWFTSDGSLLYGIKYAAVDHTLLILNASDSDQGLYRARAINTQLGKEENSPFFKLQVTGDANAEVAPTIIVKPQDMQILKNQAVTYIHCIANARSLHELRTLWTKDGIPIENSGISYSFNDSWNRTLALISANVTYTGVYSCHVDLRSGGYPTVNASAKIVVYEKPTFVAELKRETLSDYGSMVTLPCDAIGVPSPNITWFRNAEPVDHLLGSRYAMDEDGSLTIKKLTMHDSGMFQCLASNEAGEASSYTWLKAKRLESRLKKRVVRWAAGYNVVRVRQSDRRFKFSQYPDTSGPIMENGPQNLTILDGKDATLACNAIAAPIPNTTWIYNDTSPVEIAGRVQVLDNGDLLIAAVKPNDAGKYTCIRANEAGSVNGSAFLSVLVRTQIIQPPVDTSVLLGYTAELQCKVSNDPSVLYDIAWFHNSQVINTHASQRVKMRSDGTLEIVAVRASDVGEYMCSVVSPGGNETRSARLSVIELPFAPINVMASRVEKISPRTINVSWVPGFDGNSPTRKFIIQRREVSDLGPIPDSALNWITENDNVSAQSRWVLLNNLKAAAAYQFRVSAENSVGEGPPSDPSNIVALPQEPPSGPPVGFVGSARSSSEIITQWQLPMEEYRNGHILGYILKYRLYGYNESPWTIQNITNEAQRNYLITDLITWKDYIVQIAAYNDKGVGVFTEGLKIKTKEGVPEAPPTNVKAKAINSTAIKVWWKPPNPQKINGINQGYKLQAWISQNFTEASEYKSMTVPPSLFDPLAEQSAIMTGLKKYTLYNITVLCFTDPGDGERSLPVKIRTREDVPEEVENLQFEDISDRSLTVKWSPPQEINGILVCYQLKYMIKDVSESLKSDNFTADVLSAKIEHLQAMTHYKFEVVAWTSVGPGKPKIAIIQSGVEPVLPEPPTKLALSNIDAFSVVLQFTPGFDGNSSITKWTVQAQTTRNTTWYNIYEVSDPDASTITVGSLIPFMQYKLRLIANNVVGSSQPSEPTKEFQTIQAPPSHPPRNVTVRAMSATELRVRWIPLQQIEWYGNPRGYNVTYTEVRTNISRSITIDDHTANSYVLENIEEYALYEVVMQAFNDVGSSTISPKAIERTRESVPSMGPINVEANATSSTTILVKWGDVPIEHQNGQIEGFKVYYGANARSAFQYKNIPSNTTFTTTLTELRKFVQYHVQVLAYTRLGDGTLSTPPVRVQTFEDAPGPPSNVSFPDVSFTTARIIWDTPEDPNGEILAYKVMFHLNNSQDHQFSKEFPASDRTFRATSLEPEKYYMFSVTAQTRLGWGKTAYALVFTTNNRERPQAPSMPQVSRSQVQSRQITFTWTPGRDGFAPLRYYTVQQSENSGPFQTIPERVEPTLTSYTANNLKPFTFYQFRIQATNDIGPSTWSTESVQVQTLPAAPSRGVSGLKVVPITTSSIEVHWNAINEVYWSGDHETGGYRVIYQPVSDFPTALQDTPKEEILGIKATKIVLTDLTEDRYYEVVVLPFNSEGEGPSSPPVTVYVGEAVPTGEPQHLKAESISSTEVHLRWKPPQANMQNGDLLGYKIFYLVTDSPQELENKQEEEIEVVPASYLTHNLVFLDKYTEYRIQVLAFNPAGDGPRSPPITVRTKQDIPGPPYNLQFSEITMTSLRVSWEAPKSRNGEIVGYIVTYETAEQNDRFSKQVKQKVTETSLLIQPLEEEETYTFMVRAQTIDFGPPISGNVTTGPQEGSPVAPSNLAVTKTVSSVELQWTNGASGKGPILGYYIETRRKAMEEWQHYDSRWQTIVRSSNGPLAEYSISYQNLLPSTSYLFRVISYNRYGISYPAYSTETILTPSKLYLEYAYLQHRPFYRQTWFMVTLAATSIIIIIMVIAVLCVKSKSYKYKQEAQKTLEESMAMDTDDRQESDLELYRSRQGGGAINMANACGTLGKRSTLARKSMHPPPPTMLGKSPPRPSPASVAYHSDEESLKGYDENPDDSSVTEKPSEISSTDSQGSESENESVQSDPHSFVNHYANVNDSLRQSWKRQKPVRNYSSYTDSEPEGSAVVSLNGGQIIMNNMARSRAPLPGFSSFV